A genomic window from Levilactobacillus yonginensis includes:
- a CDS encoding MFS transporter — translation MMKKTTALVGTMAIGIFLCILDTTVMNIALPAIQNGLSTSLEQLSWALNLYTILFATLTIPLGRLADIYGRHRFYLLGLGLFLLGSLFSGLAGSVAWLIVGRGIQSLGAAIVFPASMTIGIQSVPMDKRTSAIATLGVTQGLAAAMGPTIGGVVTQFFSWRGIFLVNVPFTLLALGLCWRLFDLHERKQRKEQLDMGGTILSMTMLFSLTLFLVKGNDWGWTSYQCLGLILLSVLSLIGFIVVESHAQQPMVPLALFKNKQFVGSAIVTIMSGIFLVALLVLMPSFFTKVQGKGELLAALMITPASMMIFIWSPISGWLLGKVGPRLVILMGSLSMIGGYVALSWMNPNIYWQVCVAALLVGTGYGVVIGPITVLAAGDFTGNLLTASQSVIGVFRQIGTSLAVAIFVSALSANLVTAKTNVWLYSQNRVEALPVSAKVKSDTLTQVKSQLATEQTPKHGQTTFISSAKTQRLIRSNYQRTLQQHQLTAAPVTVKRAIYQRVSQSVTQQVTRDNQLLTTEVAAIRHETKHQLTHAFIRPYQMAMPFTGVMLLTVFLFRKRSDYLRKEEK, via the coding sequence ATGATGAAAAAGACCACAGCGTTAGTTGGCACAATGGCCATTGGTATTTTTCTTTGCATTCTGGATACAACGGTGATGAACATCGCGTTACCGGCAATTCAAAATGGCCTATCGACCAGCCTAGAACAATTATCTTGGGCACTTAACTTGTACACCATTCTATTTGCTACGTTAACCATTCCGCTGGGACGATTGGCGGATATTTATGGGCGCCACCGTTTCTATCTATTAGGGCTCGGCTTATTCTTACTGGGATCACTTTTTTCTGGACTAGCCGGCAGTGTGGCTTGGCTGATTGTTGGGCGGGGAATTCAAAGCCTGGGGGCGGCAATTGTTTTCCCAGCAAGTATGACCATCGGGATTCAGAGTGTACCGATGGACAAGCGGACCAGTGCAATCGCCACATTGGGGGTTACGCAAGGCCTGGCAGCCGCAATGGGGCCGACTATTGGCGGCGTCGTGACGCAGTTCTTTAGCTGGCGGGGAATTTTCCTGGTTAATGTGCCATTTACCTTATTGGCATTGGGACTTTGCTGGCGACTCTTTGACTTACACGAGCGTAAGCAACGAAAAGAACAGCTAGATATGGGCGGTACGATTTTGTCCATGACCATGTTGTTTAGTTTGACTTTATTCTTAGTCAAAGGGAACGACTGGGGCTGGACGAGTTACCAATGTCTGGGATTAATCTTACTGAGTGTACTGTCACTAATTGGGTTTATTGTCGTTGAAAGTCATGCGCAACAGCCGATGGTGCCATTAGCGCTATTTAAAAATAAGCAGTTCGTGGGATCGGCCATTGTCACAATCATGTCGGGAATCTTCCTAGTAGCATTGCTGGTCTTGATGCCGAGTTTCTTTACCAAAGTTCAAGGTAAAGGAGAATTGTTAGCCGCTCTGATGATCACACCCGCCTCAATGATGATTTTTATCTGGTCACCGATTAGTGGTTGGCTTTTAGGCAAAGTTGGTCCGCGGTTGGTCATTTTAATGGGAAGCTTGTCGATGATTGGGGGTTACGTGGCGTTGAGTTGGATGAACCCCAATATTTACTGGCAGGTCTGTGTAGCCGCGCTCTTAGTCGGGACTGGTTACGGTGTCGTGATTGGTCCCATCACCGTGTTAGCAGCTGGTGATTTTACGGGTAATCTGTTAACTGCTTCTCAAAGTGTGATTGGCGTCTTCCGGCAGATTGGGACGTCTTTAGCAGTGGCGATCTTTGTATCCGCGTTATCTGCTAACCTCGTGACGGCGAAAACCAACGTTTGGTTGTATTCGCAGAACAGGGTTGAGGCGTTACCCGTTTCTGCCAAAGTAAAAAGTGACACGTTGACGCAGGTCAAGTCCCAATTAGCGACGGAACAAACGCCTAAACATGGGCAAACGACATTTATCAGCTCAGCTAAAACTCAGAGACTGATTCGGTCAAACTACCAGCGGACATTGCAGCAACACCAACTGACGGCGGCACCGGTCACGGTCAAGCGAGCGATTTACCAACGGGTCAGTCAATCCGTCACACAACAAGTCACCCGTGACAATCAACTTTTAACAACTGAAGTGGCGGCCATTAGACATGAAACCAAGCACCAGCTGACCCATGCCTTTATCCGACCATATCAGATGGCTATGCCATTTACGGGGGTGATGTTACTGACGGTCT
- a CDS encoding TetR/AcrR family transcriptional regulator, with protein sequence MNPHERKQQNLETIYRALLELMMAKPLATISITELCQRAQVSRTYFYRHYQNFDQIIAAYQTQNMLRYLRRLPRTDQVTLPELMTHYFEHTKTETETYQLLIKNNKLDVLVKTFQTVFQLLIKQDRIGGHGPNITNPYYLLFFSGGVINIAANWVSNGCVESPQYLGQMIAHFALSPSN encoded by the coding sequence ATGAATCCGCATGAGCGCAAACAACAAAATTTAGAGACCATCTATCGCGCCTTACTAGAGTTAATGATGGCAAAGCCACTGGCGACAATTTCAATTACGGAGCTCTGCCAACGCGCCCAGGTCTCACGAACTTATTTTTACCGTCACTATCAAAACTTTGATCAAATTATTGCCGCCTACCAAACCCAGAATATGCTGAGGTACTTGCGGCGCTTGCCCAGGACAGACCAGGTCACGCTCCCTGAGCTGATGACTCATTATTTTGAGCATACTAAAACGGAAACTGAGACTTATCAGCTCCTGATCAAAAATAATAAGCTAGACGTTTTAGTCAAAACCTTCCAAACTGTTTTTCAACTACTCATCAAGCAAGACCGTATCGGCGGACACGGCCCCAACATAACGAATCCATACTATCTCTTATTTTTCTCAGGCGGCGTGATCAATATCGCTGCCAACTGGGTTAGCAATGGCTGTGTCGAATCTCCCCAATATCTGGGGCAGATGATTGCTCACTTCGCATTAAGTCCTTCAAACTAG
- a CDS encoding type II toxin-antitoxin system PemK/MazF family toxin, with protein MEIFIADVPFGENNRSKRRPALVLQVEIDRVLVFKITSKYEHKSERVQRFYFPIMAWQQAGLLKQSYVDTHQVYSLTAKLVFKRKPIGKLVPSDILALRMFIQEYRNEI; from the coding sequence ATGGAGATCTTTATTGCGGATGTTCCTTTTGGTGAAAATAATCGTTCTAAACGAAGACCGGCATTGGTGCTGCAAGTTGAGATTGATAGGGTTTTAGTATTTAAGATTACATCTAAATACGAGCATAAATCTGAACGAGTCCAGCGCTTTTACTTTCCAATAATGGCTTGGCAGCAGGCAGGATTACTTAAACAATCATATGTGGATACTCATCAAGTTTATAGTTTGACAGCCAAGTTGGTATTCAAGAGAAAGCCAATTGGCAAGTTAGTTCCGAGTGATATATTGGCACTCCGTATGTTCATTCAAGAATACCGAAATGAAATTTAA
- a CDS encoding AbrB/MazE/SpoVT family DNA-binding domain-containing protein, which produces MDSVKNSETVKVSSKGQVVIPSIFRKRMNISSGDQLGVTLNEDGQLVLEKLPSSLDWKELIAGIPVERVDIDSNGHYDPKKSPNFDEWMHEE; this is translated from the coding sequence ATGGATTCCGTAAAGAATAGTGAAACAGTCAAGGTTTCTAGTAAAGGACAAGTCGTCATTCCTTCTATTTTTAGAAAAAGGATGAATATTTCAAGTGGAGATCAGCTAGGGGTTACCTTGAATGAAGACGGACAATTGGTTCTTGAAAAGCTGCCATCTAGTCTTGATTGGAAAGAATTAATTGCAGGTATTCCTGTTGAGCGAGTAGATATTGATAGTAATGGGCATTATGATCCTAAGAAGTCACCAAATTTTGACGAATGGATGCATGAAGAATGA
- a CDS encoding YhgE/Pip domain-containing protein — protein MKFHEWLYLKHHPAVWRILLGILVIPLFYASLFLASVWNPYGELHHLPMAVVDQDRSTRTLVWGRTVSRKLVTDKSLQFHRMTAAKAQRELKDGRLFLILKIPADASQTLSHLATVPKQLKVTYETNAGQSTVASKMGATVMQKLQTTLNQATVQAELQASQNAALTVGKRLTLTAKQLDQLSQTGAAGLPAPQVAAATQKIVAGLSQGGEQLSEVRRTDQLKHLAMPIKLTQHDVVTVANNGTGMAPYFMAISLFVGCITLNIIYDARKRHGEYRNFALAWLDKMGFLWGFVVLAASCMWLGVRYIIGLRPLEPGETYLLSLLIVLAFFSLVTCFRLWFGLTGAWLMLLFMLFQIGASGGTYPIELTNPFYRAVHPYLPMTIAMAGLRHTISLGGSIAGISWILAGIAVVFSLGTLAYFYWHRPDSAVM, from the coding sequence ATGAAATTTCATGAATGGTTATATCTGAAGCATCATCCAGCAGTTTGGCGAATCTTATTAGGAATTTTGGTCATTCCATTATTCTATGCCAGCTTGTTTCTGGCGTCCGTTTGGAATCCGTACGGGGAGCTTCATCACTTGCCAATGGCGGTGGTCGATCAGGATCGGTCCACGCGCACGCTGGTTTGGGGGCGGACGGTGTCACGAAAGCTGGTCACAGACAAGTCGCTCCAGTTTCACCGGATGACTGCGGCGAAAGCTCAACGGGAATTAAAGGACGGTCGGCTATTTCTAATTTTAAAAATCCCAGCCGATGCGTCACAGACCCTAAGTCATTTGGCAACGGTCCCGAAGCAACTAAAGGTAACATATGAGACCAATGCTGGTCAGAGCACGGTGGCTTCAAAGATGGGAGCGACTGTAATGCAGAAGCTGCAGACGACCCTCAACCAAGCGACAGTTCAAGCCGAATTACAGGCTAGTCAGAATGCAGCACTGACGGTGGGCAAACGGTTAACGTTAACGGCTAAGCAATTGGATCAGCTGAGTCAGACTGGTGCAGCCGGTTTACCAGCGCCACAAGTTGCTGCGGCAACGCAGAAAATTGTGGCTGGTTTGTCGCAAGGCGGTGAACAGCTCAGCGAGGTTCGGCGGACAGATCAATTGAAACACTTGGCGATGCCCATAAAATTAACGCAGCATGACGTGGTGACCGTCGCCAACAACGGAACGGGTATGGCACCGTACTTTATGGCGATTTCGCTATTCGTGGGTTGCATTACGCTCAATATTATTTACGACGCCCGCAAGCGCCACGGGGAGTACCGTAACTTTGCACTGGCTTGGTTGGATAAAATGGGCTTTCTCTGGGGGTTCGTGGTATTAGCGGCGTCCTGCATGTGGTTGGGTGTGCGTTACATCATTGGTTTGCGGCCACTGGAACCAGGAGAAACGTACCTATTGAGCTTGCTGATTGTGTTGGCGTTCTTCAGCTTGGTGACCTGTTTTCGGTTATGGTTTGGCCTAACGGGGGCGTGGCTGATGCTTCTGTTCATGCTATTTCAGATTGGGGCTTCGGGCGGGACGTACCCGATTGAGCTGACCAATCCGTTCTACCGGGCCGTTCACCCGTACTTACCGATGACTATTGCGATGGCCGGCTTGCGACATACAATTTCGCTGGGCGGTTCAATTGCGGGTATTAGCTGGATTTTGGCGGGAATCGCGGTCGTCTTTAGCTTAGGGACGTTGGCATACTTTTACTGGCACCGGCCGGACTCGGCGGTGATGTAG
- a CDS encoding TetR/AcrR family transcriptional regulator, translating into MTDEEKLQRIYAAASELFIQPGYHETQMQMIAQRAQMAVGTLYRLFSGKEALLDYVFLTTLPTTVDRLQTFPLQPVDPRELVRRTEAAYAGWNHQLAGQLSTDFDQLLTALFTAFKRYARYFLILEHNPTVNPALTALYRQQRQEIYQRVGEFFQRQRPNLADPQRNGVIVVDLVFWWCAHKRYDSFETEMARNDDEQMLVVVREMLRRSYQ; encoded by the coding sequence ATGACTGACGAAGAAAAATTACAACGCATTTACGCGGCGGCGAGTGAATTGTTCATTCAGCCAGGCTACCATGAGACACAGATGCAAATGATTGCGCAACGCGCGCAGATGGCCGTGGGTACTCTATACCGCCTATTTAGTGGCAAGGAAGCCTTGCTGGACTACGTCTTCCTGACAACGCTACCGACGACCGTGGACCGCCTACAAACGTTTCCCTTACAGCCGGTCGATCCGAGAGAACTGGTTCGGCGTACGGAGGCCGCGTATGCCGGCTGGAATCATCAGTTGGCCGGGCAGCTGTCCACCGACTTTGACCAACTTCTGACGGCGTTATTCACGGCGTTCAAACGGTACGCGCGCTACTTCTTAATTCTTGAGCACAATCCTACGGTCAATCCGGCCCTGACGGCGTTATACCGGCAACAGCGGCAAGAGATTTATCAACGCGTAGGTGAGTTCTTTCAGCGACAACGGCCCAACCTGGCTGACCCGCAACGTAACGGAGTAATCGTGGTGGACCTGGTCTTCTGGTGGTGCGCCCATAAGCGCTACGATAGCTTTGAAACGGAGATGGCCCGCAATGACGACGAACAAATGTTGGTTGTTGTTCGGGAAATGTTGCGGCGTAGCTATCAGTGA